One Brevibacterium spongiae DNA segment encodes these proteins:
- the iolD gene encoding 3D-(3,5/4)-trihydroxycyclohexane-1,2-dione acylhydrolase (decyclizing), whose protein sequence is MTTMTVAQALITFLSRQYTVDGDIRQRAIAGTFGIFGHGNVAGIGQALRQLGHEDPAAMPYHQGRNEQAMVHQAVGFARMNRRRSTFAAAASVGPGAANMLTGAALATANRMPVLLLPSDTFATRVSDPVLQQLEHPHDTSLQVTDAFRPLSRFFDRVDRPEQLFSIALAAMRVLTDPAETGAVTIALPEDVQTETIDVPDEFLTERDWHIRRPLPEPGPLDRAVRAIRTAKAPLIIAGGGVLYSDAEEELKSFAEATGIPVATTQAGGGVLDHDHPLNLGGVGATGSSAANRIAASADVIIGVGTRYSDFTTSSRTAFAHPEAIFVNLNVAGFDAYKHGSRYPIIADARAGLLDLGERLGGFRVDADHTRKVETEKQNWTAEVDASTAATDAELPGQPEIIGAVNRATGARDVVVQAAGSLPGDLQKLWRTRDALGYHVEYAFSCMGYEIAGGLGVRRAIDAAGDDRDVVVMVGDGSYLMLHTELVTAVAEGLKLIVVLVQNHGYASIGHLSETVGAPRFGTWYRKYDGDSPEFRTDEILPVDLAANARSYGIDVVEIEPGPSASTHLAEAVEAARAAETSTLIHINSDPLVYAPDGEGWWDVPVAAASTMAETQDARTAYEEERSTQRPLL, encoded by the coding sequence ATGACCACGATGACGGTCGCCCAGGCGCTCATCACGTTCCTGTCCCGCCAGTACACCGTCGACGGCGACATCCGACAGCGGGCCATCGCCGGCACGTTCGGCATCTTCGGCCACGGCAACGTCGCGGGCATCGGCCAGGCCCTGCGTCAGCTCGGACACGAGGACCCCGCCGCTATGCCCTACCACCAGGGTCGGAACGAACAGGCCATGGTCCACCAGGCCGTCGGCTTCGCCCGGATGAATCGCCGCCGGTCGACTTTCGCCGCGGCCGCCTCGGTGGGGCCCGGTGCCGCGAACATGCTCACCGGTGCGGCCCTGGCCACGGCCAACCGCATGCCGGTCCTCCTCCTGCCCTCGGACACCTTCGCCACCCGCGTGTCCGATCCCGTCCTCCAGCAGCTCGAGCACCCGCACGACACGTCGCTGCAGGTCACGGACGCGTTCCGGCCGCTCTCGCGCTTCTTCGACCGGGTCGACCGTCCCGAACAGCTCTTCTCGATCGCCCTGGCTGCGATGCGCGTGCTCACAGACCCCGCCGAGACCGGGGCCGTGACGATCGCCTTGCCCGAGGACGTGCAGACCGAGACCATCGACGTCCCGGACGAATTCCTCACCGAACGCGATTGGCACATCCGCCGCCCGCTGCCCGAACCCGGCCCTCTCGACCGTGCTGTCCGCGCGATCAGGACCGCGAAGGCACCGCTCATCATCGCCGGCGGCGGAGTCCTCTACTCCGACGCCGAGGAGGAGCTGAAGTCCTTCGCCGAGGCGACCGGGATTCCCGTGGCCACCACCCAGGCCGGCGGCGGGGTGCTCGATCACGATCATCCGCTCAACCTCGGCGGGGTCGGTGCCACGGGATCATCCGCGGCCAACCGCATCGCCGCCTCGGCGGACGTGATCATCGGTGTGGGCACCCGCTACAGCGATTTCACGACCTCGAGCCGCACGGCATTCGCCCACCCCGAGGCGATCTTCGTCAACCTCAACGTCGCCGGCTTCGACGCGTACAAGCACGGCAGCCGGTACCCGATCATCGCCGATGCCCGCGCCGGCCTGCTGGACCTGGGAGAGCGCCTCGGCGGGTTCCGGGTCGACGCCGACCACACCCGGAAGGTCGAGACCGAAAAGCAGAATTGGACCGCCGAGGTGGACGCCTCCACCGCGGCCACCGACGCCGAGCTGCCGGGCCAGCCCGAAATCATCGGTGCCGTCAACCGTGCCACCGGTGCCCGCGACGTCGTCGTCCAGGCCGCCGGATCACTGCCCGGTGACCTGCAGAAACTCTGGCGGACCCGTGATGCGCTGGGCTACCACGTCGAATACGCGTTCTCCTGCATGGGCTACGAGATCGCCGGCGGGCTCGGGGTTCGGCGGGCCATCGACGCCGCCGGCGATGACCGTGACGTCGTCGTCATGGTCGGCGACGGGTCCTACCTCATGCTCCACACGGAGCTCGTCACCGCGGTCGCCGAGGGCCTCAAGCTCATCGTCGTCCTCGTCCAGAACCACGGCTACGCCTCGATCGGGCACCTGTCCGAAACCGTCGGGGCACCGCGATTCGGCACCTGGTACCGGAAGTACGACGGCGATTCGCCCGAGTTCCGCACCGACGAGATCCTGCCGGTCGACCTCGCCGCGAACGCCCGGTCCTACGGCATCGATGTCGTCGAGATCGAACCCGGGCCTTCGGCGAGCACCCACCTCGCCGAGGCGGTCGAAGCGGCCCGCGCCGCCGAGACCTCGACGCTCATCCACATCAATTCCGATCCCTTGGTCTACGCCCCCGACGGCGAGGGCTGGTGG